CCTTCGCCTATTACCTGGTGTTCCCGCTGATCTTCAAATTCTTCGCCGCCGCCACCCCGGCCGGTGTCGAAATGATGACCGACATCAGCAGCTACCTCGATTTCGTGATGACGCTGTTCTTTGCTTTCGGCGTCGCGTTCGAGATACCGGTGGCCGTGGTGCTGCTGGTGTGGATCGGCGTGGTCGATGTCATCTATCTGAAGAAAATCCGCCCGTACGTGATCATCGGCTGCTTCGTCGTCGGCATGATCCTGACCCCGCCGGACATCTTCTCGCAGACCTTGCTGGCAGTGCCGATGTGGTTGCTGTTCGAGATCGGCATTATCTTCGGCAGCCTCATCAGCAAGCGTGGCGATCGACCGGAAGACCAGCCGGTTGACGATCACAACGACCAGCCGCCAGCGACCCAACCGTGAACCTGCTGCTCCTCGAAGAGGCCGATTTCATCGCGCCCGACCGCGTGGTCCTGGGTGATCGTCGGTTGACGCACATGCAGGAAGTGCATCGCTGCGAAGTCGGCGACAGCATGCGCGTCGGGCGAATTGGCGGATTGATGGGTTCGGCCGAGGTGTTGCGTCTGGAGGCCGGCGAAGCCGAATTGCGCGTGACCCTCGACCAATCGCCGCCGACCAAGCTGCCGTTGACCCTGGTGCTGGCGCTGCCACGGCCGAAGATGCTCCGTAGGGTGTTTCAGACTGTTGCGGCCATGGGTGTGCCGCGCATCGTGCTGGTGAACAGCTATCGCGTCGAGAAGAGCTTCTGGCAAACGCCGTTCCTCGAACCGGACGCGATTCGTGAGCAATTGATCCTCGGCCTCGAACAGGCGCGCGACAGCGTGTTGCCGGAGGTGGTCATCGAGAAGCGCTTCAAGCCGTTTGTCGAAGACCGTTTGCCGGCCATTGCCGAAGGCACTCTGGGCCTGGTCGGGCATCCCGGTAACTACCCGCCCTGCCCGCGCGGTCTCGATGAACCGGTGACACTGGCGATCGGCCCGGAAGGTGGCTGGATTCCTTACGAGATCGAATTGCTGGGCAAATCCGGCCTGCAACCGGTGCAACTCGGCGAGCGCATCCTGCGCGTCGAAACCGCCGTCACCGCCCTGCTCGCCCGCCTCTTTTAAATCACCACCCGGTCTGTCTGACACAAAACCTGTAGGAGCAAAGCTTGCTCGCGATAGCGGACTGCTAGTCAACTCATCTGTTGCCTGAAACACCTAATGTGGCGAGGGGGCTTGCCCCCGTTTGGGCGCGAAGCGGCCACTGTTTCCCCCAACACATCACATTTCGCTGTTTTGCGACTGCTTCGCAGCCGAACGGGGGCAAGCCCCCTCGCCACAGGGCTACAGATTCCCAGCCTCGGGCCGATACATTCCTCATAAAACCAAAACGCCGTTCGTGGGGAGTAGCAGCATGTACCGTTGGCTAGCCGAGAAGCTTGGAAACGTAAGCGTTAAACGCAAACTGGGTGTCGGCTTCGGTCTCGTCCTGCTCCTGACCTTGTTGATCGCCTTCACCGGCTGGACCGGGCT
The window above is part of the Pseudomonas prosekii genome. Proteins encoded here:
- the tatC gene encoding twin-arginine translocase subunit TatC, whose translation is MSDLPENDQHMPLVSHLTELRTRLLRCVAAIFIIFAGLFAFTQQIYTFVSTPLRQYLPVGATMIATDVSSPFLTPLKLTMMVSLFLAIPVILHQIWGFIAPGLYKHEKRIAVPLLVSSIMLFYTGMAFAYYLVFPLIFKFFAAATPAGVEMMTDISSYLDFVMTLFFAFGVAFEIPVAVVLLVWIGVVDVIYLKKIRPYVIIGCFVVGMILTPPDIFSQTLLAVPMWLLFEIGIIFGSLISKRGDRPEDQPVDDHNDQPPATQP
- a CDS encoding 16S rRNA (uracil(1498)-N(3))-methyltransferase; amino-acid sequence: MNLLLLEEADFIAPDRVVLGDRRLTHMQEVHRCEVGDSMRVGRIGGLMGSAEVLRLEAGEAELRVTLDQSPPTKLPLTLVLALPRPKMLRRVFQTVAAMGVPRIVLVNSYRVEKSFWQTPFLEPDAIREQLILGLEQARDSVLPEVVIEKRFKPFVEDRLPAIAEGTLGLVGHPGNYPPCPRGLDEPVTLAIGPEGGWIPYEIELLGKSGLQPVQLGERILRVETAVTALLARLF